Proteins encoded within one genomic window of Diceros bicornis minor isolate mBicDic1 chromosome X, mDicBic1.mat.cur, whole genome shotgun sequence:
- the LOC131400481 gene encoding histone H2A-Bbd type 1-like produces MPGKRSRQLSLRHKREAQSRSTRAELQFPVSRVDRFLRQGPYGQRLSSSTPVFLAGVLEYLTANILEQASKEAHSSRKIRITPEHVQRAVDNNLNLSHLFENDNYSQDEQMPQPSRK; encoded by the coding sequence ATGCCTGGGAAGAGAAGTCGCCAGCTCTCGCTTAGGCATAAGAGGGAGGCCCAATCCCGCTCTACGAGAGCTGAGCTGCAGTTCCCCGTTAGCCGCGTGGACCGCTTCCTGCGACAGGGTCCCTATGGCCAGCGCCTGAGCTCGTCCACACCTGTTTTCCTCGCTGGAGTTCTCGAATACCTGACGGCCAACATTCTGGAGCAGGCGAGCAAGGAGGCCCACAGCAGCCGCAAGATCCGCATCACCCCAGAACACGTGCAGAGGGCCGTAGACAACAACCTGAACCTCAGCCACCTCTTTGAGAATGACAACTACAGTCAGGATGAGCAGATGCCACAACCCAGTAGGAAGTGA